A part of Rattus rattus isolate New Zealand chromosome 4, Rrattus_CSIRO_v1, whole genome shotgun sequence genomic DNA contains:
- the Rbm11 gene encoding splicing regulator RBM11 produces the protein MFPAQEEADRTVFVGNLEARVREEILYELFLQAGPLTKVTLCKDRDGKPKSFGFVCFKHPESVSYAIALLNGIRLYGRPINVQYRFGSSRSSEPANQSFESCAKINSHSFRNDEMVCSPSFPVPFFPITSAALPQEYFFFQKMQWHTHSPGLQPPFYEMTAPLPNPASDPCSLNHAPDLEAGPSSYEWTHQPASDPDLYPRIKRKRQRPDSDSDSSSGDKRGNESSQKCHKCKKKKRY, from the exons ATGTTCCCCGCTCAGGAGGAGGCTGACAGGACCGTGTTTGTGGGCAATTTAGAGGCCCGTGTGCGGGAAGAGATTCTTTACGAGCTGTTCCTTCAG gCTGGGCCACTAACCAAAGTGACTCTTTGCAAAGACAGAGACGGAAAACCAAAGTCCTTTGGCTTTGTCTGCTTCAAGCATCCGGAATCCGTGTCTTACGCCATAGCTTTGCTGAATGGAATTCGTTTGTATGGGAGACCAATTAATGTGCAGTACCGGTTTG GGAGTTCTCGCTCTTCTGAACCAGCTAACCAAAGTTTTGAGAGCTGTGCTAAGATCAACTCACACAGCTTCAG GAACGATGAAATGGTGTGCAGCCCTTCCTTCCCCGTGCCGTTTTTCCCCATTACGAGTGCTGCGTTACCTCAagagtattttttctttcaaaaaatg CAGTGGCATACTCACAGCCCAGGGCTGCAGCCTCCTTTCTACGAGATGACAGCTCCACTTCCCAACCCTGCGTCTGACCCTTGCTCCCTAAACCACGCTCCAGACCTAGAGGCTGGCCCCAGCTCCTACGAATGGACTCACCAGCCAGCGAGTGACCCTGACCTGTATCCTAGGATTAAACGAAAGAGGCAAAGGCCAGACAGCGACAGCGACAGTAGCTcaggagacaagagaggaaacGAAAGTAGCCAAAAGTGCCACAAGTGTAAAAAGAAGAAACGCTACTAG